The following are encoded together in the Glycine soja cultivar W05 chromosome 5, ASM419377v2, whole genome shotgun sequence genome:
- the LOC114412477 gene encoding BTB/POZ domain-containing protein NPY4-like, whose product MKFMKLGSKPDSFQNDGDNIRYVATELATDIVVNVGNVKFYLHKFPLLSRSACFQKLITNANEENNDEVHIHDIPGGPAAFEICAKFCYGMTVTLNAYNVVAARCAAEYLEMYETVEKGNLIYKIEVFLNSSIFRSWKDSIIVLQTTKSLLPWSEELKLVSHGIDSIATKASIDTSKVEWSYTYNRKKLPSENSNDPHFNSVRKQQLVPKDWWVEDLCELQLDLYERVITTILTKGNVSGSVIGEALNAYASRRMPGFNKGVIQGGDNVKNRLLLETIIRILPLDVGSASFSFLGKLLRVAIQLECEELERSKLIRRIGMCLEEAKVSDLLIRAPVGDAVFDVDIVQRLVEEFLACDQHVQTDPLLDDEFQETRSPGMVSESSKAKVAKLVEGYLAEIARDPNLPLSKFVNLAELVSSFPRAFHDGLYRAIDMYLKEHPGISKSEKKRICRLMNCRKLSAEACMHAVQNERLPMRVVVQVLFFEQLRATTSSGGNGTPDHSGSIRASLPGGSHGSSRSEEEWEAVGTMEDIKSLKGELIALKLSGGTRGASSRSNNNDSSKGNAESVAASKMKGLVSKKIISKIWSSKERSGELSSSDTSESPASTVVEETKSTPSRSRRHSLS is encoded by the exons ATGAAGTTTATGAAACTTGGATCTAAGCCAGATTCTTTTCAGAATGATGGGGATAATATCAG GTATGTGGCAACTGAGTTGGCAACTGACATAGTTGTTAATGTTggaaatgtaaaattttatctCCATAAG TTTCCTCTTTTGTCAAGAAGCGCGTGCTTCCAAAAACTGATTACAAACGCTAATGAGGAGAACAATGATGAAGTTCACATCCATGACATTCCTGGTGGACCTGCTGCTTTTGAAATATGTGCTAAGTTCTGCTATGGTATGACAGTCACTCTTAATGCATACAATGTCGTTGCAGCTCGCTGTGCAGCAGAATATCTTGAGATGTATGAAACTGTTGAGAAAGGAAATCTTATCTACAAGATTGAAGTCTTCCTCAACTCCAGCATTTTCAGGAGTTGGAAAGACTCGATCATCGTTCTTCAAACTACCAAGTCTCTTCTTCCATGGTCTGAGGAACTTAAGTTAGTGAGCCATGGTATTGACTCCATTGCTACCAAGGCTTCAATTGATACATCAAAGGTGGAGTGGTCATACACCTATAACAGGAAAAAGCTACCATCTGAAAATAGTAATGATCCTCACTTCAATAGTGTGAGGAAACAACAATTGGTTCCAAAGGACTGGTGGGTGGAGGACCTTTGTGAGCTCCAACTTGATCTCTATGAACGGGTTATAACAACAATTTTAACCAAAGGCAATGTTTCTGGTTCTGTAATTGGAGAAGCTCTAAATGCTTATGCCTCAAGAAGGATGCCTGGCTTCAACAAGGGTGTGATCCAAGGAGGAGACAATGTAAAGAATAGATTATTGTTGGAGACCATAATCCGAATATTACCTTTGGATGTGGGCAGTGCCTCTTTCAGTTTCTTGGGGAAGTTATTAAGGGTAGCTATTCAGTTGGAATGTGAAGAGTTGGAGAGATCTAAACTGATTAGGAGAATAGGTATGTGCCTTGAGGAGGCTAAGGTGTCTGATTTATTAATTCGCGCCCCAGTTGGTGATGCAGTTTTTGATGTTGATATTGTGCAAAGGCTAGTAGAAGAGTTTCTAGCATGTGATCAACATGTTCAGACGGATCCTCTGTTGGACGATGAATTTCAGGAGACAAGAAGCCCTGGGATGGTATCGGAATCTTCGAAGGCAAAGGTTGCAAAACTGGTGGAAGGATACCTTGCTGAGATTGCACGTGATCCAAatttacctctttcaaaatttGTTAATCTTGCTGAATTAGTATCAAGCTTTCCAAGAGCATTTCATGATGGCCTTTATCGTGCGATTGACATGTATTTGAAG GAGCACCCTGGAATCAGCaaaagcgaaaagaaaagaatatgcAGGTTGATGAACTGCAGGAAGTTGTCAGCAGAGGCTTGCATGCATGCTGTGCAGAACGAGCGGCTTCCCATGCGCGTTGTTGTGCAGGTCCTCTTCTTTGAACAGCTGAGAGCTACAACATCATCAGGAGGCAACGGAACACCGGATCATTCCGGCTCTATCAGGGCCTCTCTTCCCGGTGGATCTCATGGGAGTTCAAGGTCGGAAGAGGAATGGGAAGCCGTGGGAACGATGGAAGACATAAAATCTCTGAAAGGGGAGCTTATTGCTCTGAAATTATCAGGCGGAACAAGGGGAGCCAGCAGCAGAAGCAACAACAATGACAGTAGTAAAGGCAATGCTGAGAGTGTTGCTGCTAGTAAAATGAAAGGTCTCGTGTCGAAGAAGATAATCTCCAAGATTTggtcaagcaaagaaagaagtGGTGAGCTAAGTAGCTCTGATACATCAGAGAGCCCTGCTTCTACGGTTGTAGAGGAAACAAAATCTACTCCATCTAGAAGTAGGAGGCATTCATTGTCTTAG